The Xanthomonas sp. DAR 34887 genome has a segment encoding these proteins:
- a CDS encoding allantoate amidohydrolase: MLMPASVPGPRAVARCDALGVAPYSDTADGLFRGWLSPAHRASVAAVAGWMAEAGLHTRIDPAGNLIGRYEGVAAQAPALLIGSHLDSVRDAGRYDGPLGIMLGIECVAALHAQGRRLPFAVEVIAFGDEEGSRFPASMLSSRAVAGTLDPAALQVTDGDGVELADALAAWGLDIATLPSAARAPHSVLAYLEAHIEQGPVLEAEGLALGAVTGIAAQRRYRALLVGRAGHAGTTRMDLRADALAAAAECVLAVEQVARAGSADLVATVGRLQVAPGAVNVVPGRVEFSIDVRAGDDAVRDAAAAAIAQRLHAVAAARGVQLQLQCVQDLPASPCDPRLVAALDAAIAAQGLAPRRLVSGAGHDAMVMAALCPTAMLFLRCAGGVSHHPAEHVDPADADLAVAAMLHFIESLGDTLVR; this comes from the coding sequence ATGCTGATGCCGGCTAGCGTTCCTGGCCCGCGTGCGGTCGCACGCTGCGACGCGCTCGGCGTGGCGCCTTACAGCGACACCGCGGATGGCCTGTTCCGCGGCTGGCTGAGTCCGGCGCATCGCGCCAGCGTGGCGGCCGTGGCCGGGTGGATGGCCGAGGCCGGCCTGCACACCCGGATCGATCCTGCCGGCAACCTGATCGGCCGCTACGAGGGCGTCGCCGCGCAGGCGCCGGCACTGCTGATCGGCAGCCACCTGGACAGCGTGCGCGACGCCGGCCGCTACGATGGTCCGCTCGGGATCATGCTCGGCATCGAATGCGTGGCTGCGCTGCACGCGCAGGGCCGCCGGCTGCCGTTCGCGGTCGAGGTGATCGCATTCGGCGACGAGGAAGGGTCGCGTTTCCCGGCCTCGATGCTGAGCAGCCGCGCCGTCGCCGGCACGCTGGACCCGGCGGCGTTGCAGGTGACCGACGGCGATGGCGTGGAGCTGGCCGATGCGCTGGCCGCCTGGGGCCTGGACATCGCCACGCTGCCAAGCGCGGCGCGCGCGCCGCACAGCGTGCTGGCCTATCTGGAAGCGCATATCGAACAAGGGCCGGTGCTGGAGGCCGAAGGCCTTGCGCTGGGCGCGGTCACCGGCATCGCCGCGCAGCGCCGCTACCGCGCGCTGCTGGTCGGCCGCGCCGGCCATGCCGGCACCACGCGCATGGATCTGCGCGCCGATGCGCTGGCCGCCGCCGCCGAATGCGTGCTGGCGGTGGAGCAGGTCGCGCGCGCTGGCAGCGCGGACCTGGTGGCCACGGTCGGGCGCCTGCAGGTCGCGCCGGGCGCGGTCAACGTGGTGCCGGGGCGGGTCGAGTTCTCGATCGACGTGCGTGCCGGCGACGACGCCGTGCGCGACGCGGCGGCCGCGGCGATCGCGCAGCGCCTGCACGCGGTCGCCGCGGCGCGCGGCGTGCAGTTGCAGCTGCAGTGCGTGCAGGACCTGCCGGCCAGCCCCTGCGATCCGCGCCTGGTCGCCGCGCTGGACGCGGCGATCGCCGCGCAGGGTCTGGCGCCGCGGCGGCTGGTGTCCGGCGCCGGCCACGACGCGATGGTGATGGCCGCGTTGTGCCCGACCGCGATGCTGTTCCTGCGCTGCGCCGGCGGCGTCAGCCACCATCCCGCCGAACATGTGGATCCCGCCGATGCCGACCTGGCGGTGGCGGCGATGCTGCACTTCATCGAGTCCCTGGGAGACACCCTTGTCCGTTGA
- a CDS encoding pyridoxal-phosphate-dependent aminotransferase family protein: MGPGPVNAHPRVLRAMSADLLGQFDPEMTGYMNQVMALYRPLFGTENRWTFLVDGTARAGIEAALVSLVAPGDRVLVLNFGRFGLLLGEILGRIGAVVENVDAPWGEVVPMAAVAEAIERFAPKLVACVHGDTSTTMAQPLDGLGALCRAAGALSYVDATATIGGMPIASDAWGVDVVTGGLQKCLGGPSGSAPITVSARAAEAIFARRHVERGIVRDDLANGSGVRIGSNYFDLAMVMDYWSDKRLNHHTEATSMLYAARECARVALQEGLPARFARHAAAGRAVAAGVRALGLQVFGDDRYRMTNVTGVAIPAGIDGEAVRRRMREDFEIEIGTAFGPLQGKLWRIGAMGYNAMKHKVLITLGALEAVLRAEGYVCTPGAGVDAALAAWHADGAPR, encoded by the coding sequence ATGGGGCCGGGCCCGGTCAATGCGCATCCGCGCGTGCTGCGCGCGATGTCGGCCGACCTACTCGGCCAGTTCGATCCGGAAATGACCGGCTACATGAACCAAGTGATGGCGCTGTACCGGCCGCTGTTCGGGACCGAGAACCGCTGGACCTTTCTGGTCGACGGCACCGCGCGCGCCGGCATCGAGGCGGCGCTGGTGTCGCTGGTGGCGCCGGGCGATCGCGTGCTGGTGCTGAACTTCGGCCGCTTCGGCCTGCTGCTGGGCGAGATCCTCGGCCGCATCGGTGCGGTGGTGGAGAACGTGGATGCGCCGTGGGGCGAGGTGGTGCCGATGGCGGCGGTGGCCGAGGCGATCGAACGCTTCGCGCCGAAGCTGGTCGCCTGCGTGCACGGCGATACTTCGACCACGATGGCGCAGCCGCTGGACGGCCTCGGCGCGCTGTGCCGCGCCGCCGGCGCGCTGTCCTATGTCGATGCCACCGCGACCATCGGCGGCATGCCCATCGCCAGCGACGCCTGGGGCGTGGACGTGGTGACCGGTGGTCTGCAGAAGTGCCTGGGCGGGCCGTCCGGTTCGGCGCCGATCACCGTGTCCGCGCGCGCCGCCGAGGCGATCTTCGCGCGCCGCCATGTCGAGCGCGGCATCGTCCGCGACGATCTCGCCAACGGCAGCGGCGTGCGCATCGGCTCCAATTATTTCGACCTGGCGATGGTGATGGACTACTGGTCGGACAAGCGCCTGAACCACCACACCGAGGCCACCAGCATGTTGTACGCGGCGCGCGAATGCGCGCGCGTGGCGCTGCAGGAGGGCTTGCCCGCGCGTTTCGCCCGGCATGCCGCCGCCGGCCGCGCAGTCGCCGCCGGCGTGCGCGCGCTGGGACTGCAAGTGTTCGGCGACGACCGCTATCGCATGACCAATGTCACCGGTGTGGCGATTCCCGCGGGCATCGACGGCGAGGCGGTGCGGCGGCGCATGCGCGAGGATTTCGAGATCGAGATCGGCACCGCGTTCGGGCCGCTGCAGGGCAAGCTGTGGCGGATCGGCGCGATGGGCTACAACGCGATGAAGCACAAGGTGCTGATCACCCTGGGCGCGCTGGAAGCGGTGCTGCGCGCCGAAGGTTATGTGTGCACCCCGGGCGCCGGGGTGGACGCGGCGCTGGCCGCCTGGCATGCCGACGGAGCGCCGCGGTGA
- the puuE gene encoding allantoinase PuuE: MIAVRDLVGYGAQPPDPQWPGGARVALQFVINYEEGAENCVLNGDAGSEAFLSEMVGAHSQPGARAMAMESLYEYGSRAGFWRLQRLFSARDVPVTVFGVAQALAANPEAVQAMRDADWEIASHGLRWIDYQQVPEATERAHIAAAIALHTQVAGTRPLGWYQGRTSPNTARLVAEEGGFVYDADSYADDLPYYDRRHGRVQLVVPYTLDANDMKFVAYNGFADGEPFFRYLRDGFEQLCAEGGRMMSVGLHGRIAGRPARALALARFVDHALASGQAWIARRIDIARHWQQVHPA, from the coding sequence GTGATCGCGGTGCGCGATCTGGTCGGCTACGGCGCGCAGCCGCCTGACCCGCAGTGGCCGGGTGGCGCGCGGGTGGCGTTGCAGTTCGTGATCAATTACGAGGAGGGCGCCGAGAACTGTGTGCTCAACGGCGATGCCGGCTCGGAGGCGTTCCTGTCGGAGATGGTCGGCGCGCACAGCCAGCCGGGCGCGCGCGCGATGGCGATGGAGAGCCTGTACGAATACGGCAGCCGCGCCGGCTTCTGGCGGCTGCAGCGGCTGTTCTCCGCGCGCGACGTGCCAGTCACGGTGTTCGGCGTAGCGCAGGCGTTGGCGGCCAATCCCGAGGCGGTGCAGGCGATGCGCGACGCCGACTGGGAGATCGCCAGCCACGGCCTGCGCTGGATCGATTACCAGCAGGTGCCGGAGGCGACCGAACGCGCGCATATCGCCGCGGCGATCGCGCTGCACACGCAAGTCGCCGGGACGCGCCCGCTGGGCTGGTACCAGGGCCGCACCAGTCCCAACACCGCGCGCCTGGTGGCCGAGGAGGGCGGCTTCGTCTACGACGCCGACAGCTACGCCGACGACCTGCCGTATTACGACCGCCGCCACGGCCGCGTGCAGCTGGTGGTGCCGTACACGCTGGACGCCAACGACATGAAGTTCGTCGCCTACAATGGCTTCGCCGATGGCGAACCGTTCTTCCGCTACCTGCGCGACGGCTTCGAGCAATTGTGCGCCGAAGGCGGGCGGATGATGTCGGTGGGCCTGCACGGGCGCATCGCCGGGCGCCCGGCGCGTGCGCTGGCGCTGGCCCGTTTCGTCGATCATGCGCTGGCCAGCGGCCAGGCCTGGATCGCGCGGCGCATCGACATCGCCCGCCACTGGCAGCAGGTGCACCCGGCATGA
- the hpxZ gene encoding oxalurate catabolism protein HpxZ yields MIIDAPEVLAEVQAAFAAYEHALMADDVAALDRLFHDAPTTVRYGVGETLYGAEAIRAFRRARGGSPQRQLQRVQIVAYGRDFATADAEFLREGSTRRGRQSQSWVRFADGWKVVSAHVSLQGDHA; encoded by the coding sequence ATGATCATCGATGCGCCCGAGGTCCTGGCCGAGGTGCAGGCGGCATTCGCCGCCTACGAGCATGCGCTGATGGCCGACGACGTCGCCGCGCTGGACCGGCTGTTCCACGATGCGCCGACCACGGTGCGCTACGGGGTCGGCGAAACGCTGTACGGCGCCGAGGCGATCCGCGCGTTCCGCCGCGCGCGTGGCGGATCGCCGCAGCGGCAGTTGCAGCGGGTGCAGATCGTCGCCTATGGGCGCGACTTCGCCACCGCCGATGCCGAGTTCCTGCGCGAAGGCAGCACCCGCCGCGGCCGCCAGAGCCAGAGCTGGGTGCGCTTCGCCGACGGCTGGAAGGTAGTGTCGGCGCACGTGTCGCTGCAGGGGGACCACGCATGA
- the uraD gene encoding 2-oxo-4-hydroxy-4-carboxy-5-ureidoimidazoline decarboxylase, which yields MTGIDWNALPEAEFVARLHALFEHSPWVVERAAARRPFADLHAGLLQVLHAAGADERLALIRAHPELAGKAAIDGSLTAASAAEQAQAGLDRLTAEEFARFHALNAAYRARFDFPFVICVRLTDKAGILAAMQARLANTRDAEMAAALDEIGKIARLRLEALQ from the coding sequence ATGACCGGCATCGACTGGAATGCGCTGCCCGAGGCCGAGTTCGTCGCGCGGCTGCACGCGCTGTTCGAGCATTCGCCGTGGGTGGTGGAGCGGGCGGCGGCGCGGCGCCCATTCGCCGATCTGCATGCGGGCCTGTTGCAGGTACTGCACGCGGCCGGCGCCGACGAGCGGCTGGCGCTGATCCGCGCGCATCCGGAGCTGGCCGGCAAGGCCGCGATCGACGGCAGCCTGACTGCGGCCTCGGCGGCCGAGCAGGCGCAGGCCGGGCTGGATCGGCTCACTGCCGAGGAGTTCGCGCGGTTCCATGCGCTCAATGCGGCCTATCGCGCGCGTTTCGATTTTCCGTTCGTGATCTGCGTGCGCCTGACCGACAAGGCCGGGATTCTCGCGGCGATGCAGGCGCGGTTGGCGAATACGCGCGATGCCGAAATGGCCGCCGCGCTCGACGAGATCGGCAAGATCGCGCGCTTGCGCCTGGAGGCCTTGCAGTGA
- a CDS encoding FAD/NAD(P)-binding protein — protein sequence MSAGNGLQALSAQVARELQWLGHGGPDWIRPQRHGAEHVYDVVVVGGGQSGLGAAFGLLRERISNLLVIDENPAGQEGPWVTYARMVTLRTPKELSALDFGMPSLTFRAYWEARHGAAAWDALGKIARADWMDYLRWYREVLRLPVRNQTRLLRIEPLQAQRLQRLHLAGGDSLLARKVVLATGIQGGGQWHVPPLVAQTLPRSRYAHTSEAIDYAALAGRRIGILGGGASAFDNAQHALAAGVGEVHVFLRRAELPRVNPIRHMERSGIIPRFAALPDADKYAMMASFFRHNQPPTNDTFERAAAWPNFHLHLGSPWQHVAEDAGGVAVTTPHARLQFDFVVLSTGLVTDPALRPELAAVADGIVRWSDRYRPPQGQQVPLLDAHPYLGPGFELLPRTPAHAPALHGLFAFNYSALLSLGLSAAALSGLKHALPRLVKAVADQLFLDEREAIVGAYLDYAEPEFVGQWPLPQAEDCVG from the coding sequence GTGAGCGCGGGCAACGGCTTGCAGGCGTTGTCGGCGCAGGTCGCGCGCGAACTGCAATGGCTCGGCCATGGCGGCCCGGACTGGATCCGCCCGCAGCGGCATGGCGCCGAACATGTCTACGACGTGGTCGTCGTCGGCGGCGGGCAGAGCGGGCTGGGTGCGGCGTTCGGGCTGCTGCGCGAGCGCATCTCCAACCTGCTGGTGATCGACGAGAACCCGGCCGGCCAGGAAGGCCCGTGGGTCACCTACGCGCGCATGGTCACGCTGCGCACGCCGAAGGAACTGAGCGCGCTGGACTTCGGCATGCCGTCGCTGACCTTTCGCGCCTACTGGGAAGCCCGCCACGGCGCGGCGGCCTGGGACGCGCTGGGCAAGATCGCGCGCGCCGACTGGATGGACTACCTGCGCTGGTACCGCGAGGTGCTCAGGCTGCCGGTGCGCAACCAGACGCGGCTGCTGCGCATCGAGCCGCTGCAGGCGCAGCGCCTGCAGCGGCTGCACCTGGCCGGCGGCGACAGCCTGCTCGCGCGCAAGGTGGTGCTGGCGACCGGGATCCAGGGCGGCGGGCAATGGCACGTGCCGCCGCTGGTGGCGCAGACGCTGCCGCGCTCGCGCTACGCCCACACCTCCGAGGCGATCGACTACGCGGCCCTGGCCGGGCGCCGCATCGGCATCCTCGGCGGCGGCGCCTCGGCCTTCGACAACGCCCAGCACGCGCTGGCCGCCGGCGTCGGCGAGGTGCACGTGTTCCTGCGCCGCGCCGAACTGCCGCGGGTCAATCCGATCCGGCACATGGAGCGCAGCGGCATCATCCCGCGCTTCGCCGCGCTGCCCGACGCCGACAAGTACGCGATGATGGCGAGCTTCTTCCGCCACAACCAGCCACCGACCAATGACACCTTCGAGCGCGCGGCGGCCTGGCCCAATTTCCACCTGCATCTGGGCAGCCCGTGGCAGCACGTGGCAGAAGACGCCGGCGGCGTGGCGGTGACCACGCCGCACGCGCGCCTGCAGTTCGATTTCGTGGTGCTGTCCACCGGCCTGGTCACCGATCCGGCGCTGCGCCCGGAGCTGGCCGCGGTGGCCGACGGCATCGTGCGCTGGTCCGATCGCTACCGGCCGCCGCAAGGGCAGCAGGTGCCGTTGCTGGATGCGCATCCCTACCTGGGGCCGGGCTTCGAACTGCTGCCGCGCACACCCGCGCATGCGCCGGCGCTGCACGGGCTGTTCGCGTTCAACTATTCGGCGCTGCTGAGTTTGGGCCTGTCGGCGGCGGCCTTGTCCGGTCTCAAGCACGCGTTGCCGCGGCTGGTGAAGGCGGTCGCCGACCAGTTGTTCCTGGACGAGCGCGAGGCGATCGTCGGCGCCTACCTGGACTACGCCGAACCCGAATTCGTCGGCCAATGGCCGTTGCCGCAAGCGGAGGACTGCGTCGGATGA
- the uraH gene encoding hydroxyisourate hydrolase, producing the protein MAVAASGGLRRMSTLSTHVLDLSRGVPAAGVAVRLFAGEALLHACVTDADGRCPSLRELRLETGRYRLEFAVADYFRGQGVVLPEPPFVDVVPIAFGLAAAAHYHVPLLVSPFGYSTYRGS; encoded by the coding sequence ATGGCCGTTGCCGCAAGCGGAGGACTGCGTCGGATGAGCACGCTATCGACCCATGTGCTGGACCTGAGCCGCGGCGTGCCCGCCGCCGGCGTGGCGGTGCGTCTGTTCGCCGGCGAGGCGCTGCTGCACGCCTGCGTCACCGATGCGGATGGGCGCTGTCCTTCGCTGCGCGAACTGCGCCTGGAGACAGGACGTTATCGGCTGGAATTCGCGGTGGCCGACTACTTCCGCGGCCAGGGCGTGGTCTTGCCCGAGCCGCCGTTCGTGGACGTGGTGCCGATCGCGTTCGGCCTGGCCGCTGCGGCGCACTACCACGTGCCGCTGCTGGTCTCGCCGTTCGGCTATTCCACCTACCGGGGCAGCTGA